In Triticum aestivum cultivar Chinese Spring chromosome 5B, IWGSC CS RefSeq v2.1, whole genome shotgun sequence, the following proteins share a genomic window:
- the LOC123115195 gene encoding indole-2-monooxygenase, with product MHMCNQSQSIRGDMAQVLLTIFSPEVLLSLLLCFFVVGRYYLARRSANNCHDNGRRLPPSPPKLPLIGHLHLVGPDPHISLAELSRKHAGRGGLMLLRLGQVPNLVVSSPSAAEAVLRTHDHVFASRPPSIVAGVLLSGPSDVALAPYGEYWRQARKLVTTHLLSARKVRTLQGAREEETRLVVVKLRAATEAHSAVDMTELLGAFTNDVVCRAVCGKFFRVEGRNELFRELIAGNVAAIGGFNLEDYFPSLAKVGLLRRVVLARTCRLKKRWDELLDKIIDDHATKSPWLVGGVQHQHDEQDQDRDLVDVLLSLQHEYNLTRDNVKAILMDMFAAGTDTSFIVLEFAMAELMRKSHFMAKLQAEVRSKTPKGQKTVKEDDLSGMPYLKAVVKETLRLHPPVPLLVPRITMAECDDVNGYMVPAGTRTIVNAWALCRDTESWGENAEEFWPERFMDGAKAAADFKGRDFQFLPFGAGRRICPGMGFGLATVEVMLANLVYCFDWELPDGMREEDVDMADVFGVTMSRKEKLILVPKIPYHH from the exons ATGCACATGTGCAACCAG TCTCAGAGCATACGAGGCGATATGGCTCAAGTACTACTCACCATCTTTTCCCCAGAAGttctgctctcactcttgctctgcTTCTTCGTAGTAGGCCGCTACTACTTGGCAAGACGATCAGCGAACAATTGCCATGACAatggccgccgcctcccaccgtcgCCTCCGAAGCTCCCTCTCATAGGCCACCTGCACCTCGTCGGCCCCGACCCGCACATCTCCCTTGCCGAGCTCTCCCGGAAGCACGCCGGCCGCGGCGGCCTCATGCTCCTCCGCCTCGGCCAGGTGCCCAACCTCGTCGTCTCCTCCCCGAGTGCCGCCGAGGCCGTTCTACGCACGCACGATCACGTCTTCGCCTCCCGCCCGCCGTCCATCGTCGCCGGTGTCCTCCTCAGCGGCCCCTCCGACGTCGCCCTCGCCCCCTACGGTGAGTACTGGCGGCAGGCACGCAAGCTCGTCACCACCCACCTGCTGAGCGCCCGGAAGGTGCGCACGCTCCAGGGCGCCCGCGAGGAGGAGACGCGCCTCGTGGTCGTCAAGCTCCGGGCGGCCACGGAGGCGCACTCCGCGGTCGACATGACCGAGCTGCTCGGCGCCTTCACTAACGATGTGGTGTGCCGCGCCGTGTGCGGGAAGTTCTTCAGGGTGGAAGGCAGGAACGAGCTGTTCCGGGAGCTCATCGCCGGGAACGTGGCCGCGATAGGGGGGTTCAACCTGGAGGACTACTTCCCGAGCTTGGCCAAGGTCGGTCTGCTCCGGCGAGTGGTGCTGGCCAGGACGTGCAGGCTGAAGAAGAGATGGGACGAGTTGCTCGATAAGATCATAGACGACCACGCAACCAAATCACCATGGCTAGTAGGAGGAGTACAACATCAACACGATGAGCAAGATCAAGACAGAGACTTGGTGGATGTCCTCCTCTCTCTTCAACACGAGTACAATCTCACTAGAGACAACGTCAAGGCCATTTTAATG GACATGTTTGCAGCGGGAACAGACACGTCATTCATTGTCCTGGAGTTCGCCATGGCTGAGCTCATGCGGAAGTCACACTTCATGGCCAAACTTCAGGCCGAGGTGAGGAGCAAGACACCCAAGGGCCAGAAAACAGTCAAGGAGGATGACCTAAGCGGCATGCCATACCTCAAGGCCGTCGTGAAGGAGACGCTCCGGCTACACCCGCCGGTGCCGCTTCTCGTCCCGCGCATCACCATGGCGGAGTGCGACGATGTCAACGGCTATATGGTACCGGCTGGGACACGCACCATCGTCAACGCGTGGGCTCTCTGCAGAGACACCGAGTCCTGGGGTGAGAATGCGGAGGAGTTCTGGCCGGAGAGGTTCATGGACGGAGCCAAAGCAGCTGCCGACTTCAAAGGGAGGGATTTCCAGTTCTTGCCGTTTGGAGCCGGGCGAAGGATTTGCCCTGGGATGGGCTTCGGGCTGGCCACTGTAGAGGTCATGCTCGCCAACCTTGTCTATTGCTTCGACTGGGAGCTCCCCGACGGGATGCGGGAGGAGGATGTTGACATGGCCGACGTGTTTGGAGTGACGATGAGTCGGAAGGAGAAGCTCATTCTTGTCCCGAAAATACCATACCACCACTAA
- the LOC123113951 gene encoding SART-1 family protein DOT2: MGEKASESLPQGREEAPRKQEGAAAYGPPAFAELATGNKGRGDVRQNKIVITEMDEFVLGLQLNAETHKREAQDVFADEDDGTVSSNTSGSAARKKIAGTGDEVKDGQEGAVKLDEVLHEAEIGKGLAGALKLLKDRGTLDEGGEKTSDKKKSKPVGIKDGPKEIHIERTDEFGRVMTMKEAFRELSHKFHGKGPGKTKQEKRQRKYQDELKTKRMKSSDTPLMSVEKMREAQARRKTPYLVLSGNAKST; encoded by the exons ATGGGTGAAAAGGCGTCAGAATCATTGCCCCAGGGCCGGGAGGAGGCTCCAAGGAAGCAGGAAGGTGCTGCGGCTTACGGTCCTCCGGCCTTTGCAGAATTGGCGACAGGAAACAAGGGCCGAGGGGACGTGCGGCAGAATAAGATCGTAATCACAGAGATGGATGAGTTTGTGTTGGGCTTACAACTGAATGCAG AAACACACAAGCGAGAAGCGCAAGATGTGTTTGCGGACGAAGACGACGGCACGGTGTCTTCAAACACAAGCGGGTCAGCGGCAAGGAAAAAGATAGCTGGCACTGGAGACGAAGTAAAGGATGGACAAGAGGGAGCAGTCAAACTGGATGAGGTTCTACATGAAGCTGAAATTGGCAAAGGTTTGGCTGGTGCTCTGAAGCTTCTTAAGGACAGAGGGACACTTGATGAGGGTGGTGAAAAAACCAGTGACAAGAAGAAAAGCAAGCCTGTTGGTATCAAGGATGGACCAAAAGAAATTCACATAGAGAGAACTGATGAGTTTGGTCGAGTG ATGACTATGAAGGAGGCATTTCGGGAGCTTTCACACAAATTCCATGGCAAGGGCCCTGGCAAGACGAAGCAGGAGAAACGGCAGAGGAAGTACCAGGATGAGTTGAAAACCAAGCGGATGAAATCTTCCGACACGCCTTTAATGTCCGTGGAGAAGATGAGGGAGGCCCAAGCGCGCAGGAAAACACCATACCTTGTTTTAAGCGGCAATGCAAAATCAACTTAG